The DNA sequence AGTATATCCTTTAACTTTGCTTCTTTTTGCCCTCTCTTCTACTTAATGTCAACCATGACCTCTTCTCAAATAACAAACCTTACACACACTCATACTTCCCCCAAGAAAGCAATTCTTGCAATGGATTATCTCTAAACTGCTGGTTACCATCATCCCAACTGGTTGATGCTTCTTTGAGAGTTTACAACTGCCTCTTTGAGGTTCTTGCTTTCAATTGGGTCAGCTTTGGTTTTATTTAACTTGTTTTGGcattgctttttcatttctgttttgatttgttCCCATTTAATCCTGAAACAGCACAGCATAGAACTTTTTGGCCTAAATTCCCCTCTGAACTTCCCGTTTTGCCCAAATTATCTATGTTAGTAAGTGGTGGGCACCTCTCCAGCTTTTGAAAAATTCATTCAGCCTCTGCTTTTCTTGTGCATCTCTTCTACTTTGACAGGTCAAGCTGGGAACTGCCTGACTTGAGGGAAGGGAGAGTAAAAGCCATCAGTGACTCAGATGGGGTGAGCTACCCTTGGTACGGGAACACCACAGAAACTGTGACCCTGGTTGGCCCTACCAACAAGATCTCCAGGTTTTCCGTCAGCATGAATGACAACTTCTACCCCAGTGTGACATGGGCAGTGCCAGTGAGTGACAGCAACGTGCCACTACTCACAAGAATCAAGAGGGACCAAAGTTTCACTACCTGGCTAGTGGCCATGAACACCACCACAAAAGAGAAGATCATTCTGCAGACCATCAAGTGGAGGATGAGAGTGGACATTGAGGTGGACCCTCTTCAGCTACTGGGACAACGGGCCCGGCTGGTGGGCAGGACTCAGCAGGAGCAGCCTCGGATCCTGAGCCGAATGGAGCCCATCCCCCCAAACGCACTAGTGAAACCTAATGCCAACGATGCCCAGGTCCTCATGTGGAGACCCAAGCGGGGGCCACCTCTGGTTGTGATACCTCCAAAGTAGAAGCCGACTGGCTGACTGTGTGGAGCACATGCCACTGAGACACACAGTGAGGTTGCCAGGGGTGGCAGGAGCCAAACTGAGTTTCTGAGCCAAAGCAGACCTCTCGGTTTGCCAGCCTTTGCAGCTACTTGTGAAGAG is a window from the Castor canadensis chromosome 11, mCasCan1.hap1v2, whole genome shotgun sequence genome containing:
- the Fam78b gene encoding protein FAM78B; this translates as MGCIQSITCKARIRRENIVVYDVCATIDQCPTRIEETSPIVLRYKTPYFKASARVVMPPIPRHETWVVGWIQACNQMEFFNTYSDLGMSSWELPDLREGRVKAISDSDGVSYPWYGNTTETVTLVGPTNKISRFSVSMNDNFYPSVTWAVPVSDSNVPLLTRIKRDQSFTTWLVAMNTTTKEKIILQTIKWRMRVDIEVDPLQLLGQRARLVGRTQQEQPRILSRMEPIPPNALVKPNANDAQVLMWRPKRGPPLVVIPPK